In Rhodamnia argentea isolate NSW1041297 chromosome 4, ASM2092103v1, whole genome shotgun sequence, the following proteins share a genomic window:
- the LOC115740737 gene encoding thioredoxin-like 2, chloroplastic isoform X1, translating into MADVVRLSSLRFSSSLTTSSSSRHALCPPQKLHKRSDSSANCSSGGGAGGVAGLGFVPRKRFASLKLVALLQAHATVTETNQPKWWERNAGPNMVDIHSTQEFLSALSQAGDRLVIVEFYGTWCASCKALFPKLCRTAQEHPEILFLKVNFDENKPMCKSLSVKVLPYFHFYRGADGQLESFSCSLAKFQKIRDAIQMHNTERCSIGPPKGVGDLVLEAASPWKDKSAGATST; encoded by the exons ATGGCTGATGTGGTTCGATTGTCGTCATTgcgcttctcttcttctctgaCGACATCCTCTTCGAGCCGGCATGCCCTCTGTCCTCCTCAGAAGCTCCACAAGAGGTCTGATTCTTCCGCGAATTGTTCAAGTGGTGGTGGTGCTGGTGGTGTTGCGGGTCTTGGTTTCGTACCCCGAAAGCGATTTGCCTCTttaaag TTGGTTGCTCTCCTCCAGGCGCATGCAACTGTCACTGAAACAAATCAGCCAAAATGGTGGGAGAGGAATGCCGGACCCAATATGGTTGACATTCATTCTACACAAGAGTTTTTGAGTGCGTTAAGTCAAGCTGGAGACAGACTAGTAATTGTTGAATTTTATGGGACTTGGTGTGCTTCTTGCAAAGCATTATTTCCCAAG CTCTGCAGGACGGCCCAGGAACACCCCGAAATCTTATTCCTAAAAGTCAATTTTGATGAGAATAAGCCAATGTGTAAGAGTTTGAGCGTGAAAGTGCTTCCTTATTTTCACTTCTATCGTGGTGCTGATGGACAACTGGAGTCCTTTTCATGCTCACTTGCGAAG ttccaaaaaattagggatGCCATCCAAATGCATAACACTGAGCGTTGCAGCATCGGACCACCTAAAGGGGTCGGTGATCTTGTTCTAGAAGCTGCTTCTCCTTGGAAGGATAAATCAGCAGGCGCAACTTCCACCTAA
- the LOC115740737 gene encoding thioredoxin-like 2, chloroplastic isoform X2: MADVVRLSSLRFSSSLTTSSSSRHALCPPQKLHKRSDSSANCSSGGGAGGVAGLGFVPRKRFASLKAHATVTETNQPKWWERNAGPNMVDIHSTQEFLSALSQAGDRLVIVEFYGTWCASCKALFPKLCRTAQEHPEILFLKVNFDENKPMCKSLSVKVLPYFHFYRGADGQLESFSCSLAKFQKIRDAIQMHNTERCSIGPPKGVGDLVLEAASPWKDKSAGATST; the protein is encoded by the exons ATGGCTGATGTGGTTCGATTGTCGTCATTgcgcttctcttcttctctgaCGACATCCTCTTCGAGCCGGCATGCCCTCTGTCCTCCTCAGAAGCTCCACAAGAGGTCTGATTCTTCCGCGAATTGTTCAAGTGGTGGTGGTGCTGGTGGTGTTGCGGGTCTTGGTTTCGTACCCCGAAAGCGATTTGCCTCTttaaag GCGCATGCAACTGTCACTGAAACAAATCAGCCAAAATGGTGGGAGAGGAATGCCGGACCCAATATGGTTGACATTCATTCTACACAAGAGTTTTTGAGTGCGTTAAGTCAAGCTGGAGACAGACTAGTAATTGTTGAATTTTATGGGACTTGGTGTGCTTCTTGCAAAGCATTATTTCCCAAG CTCTGCAGGACGGCCCAGGAACACCCCGAAATCTTATTCCTAAAAGTCAATTTTGATGAGAATAAGCCAATGTGTAAGAGTTTGAGCGTGAAAGTGCTTCCTTATTTTCACTTCTATCGTGGTGCTGATGGACAACTGGAGTCCTTTTCATGCTCACTTGCGAAG ttccaaaaaattagggatGCCATCCAAATGCATAACACTGAGCGTTGCAGCATCGGACCACCTAAAGGGGTCGGTGATCTTGTTCTAGAAGCTGCTTCTCCTTGGAAGGATAAATCAGCAGGCGCAACTTCCACCTAA
- the LOC115740745 gene encoding cytidine deaminase 1-like — MDPPRFVIEAPEAASMAKDAGLALTDLLPTLVGDAKCLARTPISRYHVGAVGLGSSGRIFFGVNLEFTGLPLHHSVHAEQFLATNLALHCEPRLLSVAVSSTPCGHCRQFFQEIRHAPEIQIRVFPVNDPDQEPDPAFGPLSRLLPRRFGPSDLLGEEVPLLLEPHHNGLTLSTRNPTHESSCNGFCGGPEADELAAAALEAANESHAPYSKCPSGVAIVDREGKVYKGSYAESAAYNPSLGPVQAALVAYVARGGGGYEGIVGGVLVEKEGAVVRQEHTARLLMGLVSPKCEFRVVHCRSG; from the coding sequence ATGGACCCGCCCAGATTCGTGATCGAAGCTCCCGAGGCCGCGTCCATGGCGAAGGACGCCGGCCTCGCCCTGACGGACCTCCTCCCCACCCTCGTCGGCGATGCCAAGTGCCTCGCCCGCACCCCCATCTCCCGCTACCACGTCGGCGCCGTCGGCCTCGGCTCCTCCGGCCGGATCTTCTTCGGCGTGAACCTCGAGTTCACGGGCCTTCCCCTCCACCATTCCGTCCACGCCGAGCAGTTCCTCGCCACCAACCTCGCCCTCCACTGCGAGCCCCGCCTCCTCTCCGTCGCCGTCTCCTCCACCCCCTGCGGCCACTGCCGCCAATTCTTCCAAGAGATCCGCCACGCCCCCGAGATCCAAATCCGGGTCTTCCCCGTTAACGACCCGGACCAGGAACCAGACCCCGCGTTCGGCCCATTGTCCCGCCTCCTCCCCCGGCGGTTCGGCCCGAGCGATCTCCTCGGCGAGGAGGTGCCTCTTCTCCTGGAGCCCCACCACAACGGGCTGACCCTCTCGACCCGGAACCCAACCCACGAGTCCTCCTGCAACGGCTTCTGCGGCGGGCCCGAGGCCGACGAGCTCGCGGCGGCGGCGCTGGAGGCGGCGAACGAGTCGCACGCGCCGTACAGCAAGTGCCCGTCCGGGGTGGCGATCGTGGACCGCGAGGGGAAGGTGTACAAGGGTTCGTACGCGGAGTCGGCGGCGTACAACCCGAGCCTCGGCCCCGTGCAGGCGGCGCTGGTGGCGTACGTAGCCAGAGGAGGCGGCGGGTACGAGGGGATCGTGGGCGGCGTCCTGGTGGAGAAGGAGGGCGCGGTGGTGAGGCAGGAGCACACGGCGAGACTCCTGATGGGGCTGGTGTCGCCCAAGTGCGAGTTCCGGGTGGTCCACTGCAGGTCGGGCTAA
- the LOC115740573 gene encoding uncharacterized protein LOC115740573 yields the protein MCAHSIHHHKRLNGEGMANYLQLRPHPSASILAGVRSLPPPSPPLLPTCALNSTSNAFAGRKTTFRPARRLVLGLGASFWAQSMTTSGAFGGKSFLASARPSSNVEQVLKNVEWPEQFPFKEEDFQRFDESSDSLFYESPRFVTHIDDPAIAALTKFYSRVLPPSNSPGVSILDMCSSWISHYPAGYKQERIVGMGMNEEELKRNLVLTEYIVQDLNVNPKLPFGDNSFDVITNVVSVDYLSKPLDVFKEMSRILKPGGQAIMSFSNRCFWTKAISIWTSTGDTDHVLIVGSYFHYAGGFEPPQAVDISPNPGRSDPMYVVYSRKALTA from the exons ATGTGCGCACACTCTATCCATCATCACAAACGACTAAACGGGGAAGGGATGGCCAATTATCTCCAGCTTAGACCCCACCCAAGTGCTAGCATTTTGGCGGGTGTTCGTTcgcttcctcctccttcacccCCACTTCTTCCGACCTGTGCTCTTAATTCCACGAGTAACGCATTCGCCGGACGCAAGACCACCTTCAGACCAGCTCGGCGCTTGGTTTTAGGCCTCGGAGCTTCGTTCTGGGCTCAGTCCATGACCACGTCCGGTGCATTTGGCGGGAAGTCCTTCCTTGCCTCCGCCAGGCCTTCTTCGAACGTCGAACAG GTATTGAAGAATGTGGAATGGCCAGAACAATTTCCGTTCAAAGAGGAGGATTTTCAGCGCTTTGATGA ATCTTCAGATTCTTTGTTCTATGAGTCGCCTCGCTTTGTGACACATATAGACGATCCAGCCATTGCTGCACTTACTAAGTTTTACTCAAGGGTCTTACCTCCTAGCAACAGTCCTGGAGTTAGCATCCTCGATATGTGTAGCAGTTGG ATAAGCCATTACCCAGCAGGATACAAGCAAGAGAGGATAGTAGGAATGGGAATGAATGAGGAAGAACTCAAGCGGAATTTG GTCCTGACTGAGTACATTGTCCAAGACTTGAATGTGAATCCTAAACTTCCATTTGGAGATAATTCCTTCGATGTCATCACCAATGTG GTCAGTGTTGACTATCTGAGTAAGCCTCTCGATGTTTTCAAGGAGATGTCTCGGATTCTTAAGCCAGGAGGCCAGGCGATAATGAG TTTCTCCAACCGTTGCTTTTGGACCAAAGCAATCTCAATATGGACATCGACAGGTGATACAGATCATGTTTTGATTGTTGGGTCGTACTTCCATTATGCAGGAGGATTCGAGCCTCCTCAG GCTGTGGATATTTCTCCAAACCCTGGGCGATCGGACCCGATGTACGTCGTGTACTCGAGAAAGGCCTTGACCGCTTGA
- the LOC125314853 gene encoding uncharacterized protein LOC125314853, producing MATSGAFGGKSFLAAAARPSSNVDRVTALFLHPGITGVFKNVEWPEQFPFEDEDFQRDDVSPDSLFYKAPRFVTHIDDPAIAALTMFYSKVLPPSNSPGVSILNICSSWISHYPEGYKQERIVGMGMNEEELKRNSVLTEYIIQDLNVNPKLSFEDDSFDVITNVVSVDYLTRPLDLFKEMSRILKPGGQAIMSFSDRCFWTKAISIWTSTGDTDHVLIVGSYFQYAGGFELPQVIEILPISFTC from the exons ATGGCCACGTCCGGTGCATTTGGCGGGAAATCCTTCCTTGCCGCCGCGGCCAGGCCTTCTTCGAACGTCGACCGGGTGACGGCCCTTTTCTTGCACCCGGGCATCACCGGg GTATTTAAGAACGTGGAATGGCCAGAACAATTTCCGTTCGAAGATGAGGATTTTCAGCGGGATGATGT ATCTCCAGATTCTTTGTTCTACAAGGCTCCTCGTTTCGTTACACATATAGATGATCCAGCCATTGCTGCACTTACTATGTTTTACTCAAAGGTCTTACCTCCAAGCAACAGTCCAGGAGTCAGCATCCTCAATATTTGTAGCAGTTGG ATAAGCCATTATCCAGAAGGATATAAGCAAGAGAGGATAGTAGGAATGGGAATGAACGAGGAAGAGCTCAAGCGCAATTCG GTCCTGACTGAGTACATTATCCAAGACTTGAATGTGAATCCTAAACTTTCATTTGAAGATGATTCCTTTGATGTTATCACCAATGTG GTCAGTGTTGACTATCTGACTAGGCCTCTTGATCTTTTCAAGGAGATGTCTCGGATTCTTAAGCCAGGAGGTCAGGCAATAATGAG TTTCTCCGACCGTTGCTTTTGGACCAAAGCGATCTCGATATGGACATCGACAGGTGATACAGATCATGTTTTGATTGTTGGGTCGTACTTTCAGTATGCAGGAGGATTCGAGCTTCCTCAGGTAATAGAGATATTACCTATTAGTTTCACTTGCTAA
- the LOC115740626 gene encoding tetraspanin-2-like, which produces MGVSNNMTSVLNFIAFMCSIPIIAAGIWLASKADSECTHYFRWPVVILGTLVLLVSLAGFVGAYWNKQGLLAFYLFCMAMLIGLLLIVLVFAFVVTRDDGSRSVPGREYREYRLDGYSSWLRDHVTDPENWVKIKACLAESDVCTKLAQDYVTADQYFAAHISPLQSGCCKPPAICGYSYANPILWLNPTDPTADPDCYLWSNDQTQLCYNCSSCKAGLLGNLRREWRKANVILIVALVVLIWVYLIACSAFRNAHTQELFGRHK; this is translated from the exons ATGGGGGTGAGCAACAACATGACATCGGTCCTCAACTTCATAGCCTTCATGTGCTCCATCCCCATCATCGCCGCCGGGATCTGGCTGGCCTCCAAGGCCGACAGCGAGTGCACCCACTACTTCCGGTGGCCGGTCGTCATCCTCGGCACCCTGGTCCTCCTCGTCTCCCTCGCCGGCTTCGTCGGGGCTTACTGGAACAAGCAAGGGCTCTTGGCCTTCTACCTCTTCTGCATGGCCATGCTCATAGGCCTCCTCCTGATCGTCCTCGTGTTCGCGTTCGTGGTCACCAGGGACGACGGGAGTCGCTCCGTGCCCGGGAGGGAGTACCGGGAGTACAGGCTTGATGGGTACAGTTCTTGGTTGAGGGACCACGTGACCGACCCCGAGAACTGGGTCAAGATCAAGGCTTGTCTTGCCGAGTCCGACGTCTGCACCAAGTTGGCCCAGGACTATGTCACTGCCGACCAGTACTTCGCTGCTCACATCTCTCCTCTTCag TCGGGATGCTGCAAGCCGCCAGCGATCTGCGGGTACAGCTACGCGAACCCGATCCTGTGGCTGAACCCGACAGACCCGACGGCCGACCCGGATTGCTACCTGTGGAGCAACGACCAGACCCAGCTCTGCTACAACTGCAGCTCCTGCAAGGCCGGCCTGCTTGGGAACCTGAGGAGGGAGTGGAGGAAGGCCAACGTGATCCTGATCGTGGCTCTGGTGGTCCTCATCTGGGTCTACCTTATCGCGTGCAGCGCCTTCAGGAACGCTCACACCCAAGAGCTTTTCGGTCGCCACAAGTAG
- the LOC115740618 gene encoding uncharacterized protein LOC115740618, with protein MEPWTPLFDIFLNSPTPESDASRWLQESFCSSSTSATPFTTASFLSLLSKPFDAIAQGYSFLSSPPPAQTKRVMFIQTLPAMVQSRILSFLAFEHRRFCARDLSSLARGILGGGGDEVDFWVSRAARHLLDVMPESDYEWISRLGLDSGEERTSDEFESVPVWLKNEVAATRVLLPWLPVSLDEFNSAESFPDGEKNEELLSEAQELEAEPMDEDVEDIEICDSLGVPLEPEIQYKAKSLRAQIAYFESTSRTVALANAIREICLGKGLNSVGVLELIEPWKADDEAASVLISHLTDGTQEEFTWPSLVLCSIILPRLLVLEVPVTRVLLTATIEYCKLHQKSTEYALLLPLIMRKEGINNPVCEAISRIIKECLHPAHVTAFCHKLLCDGKNNKKLICLPSHQCLTSPELVWTESLFNLFQNLLNHNIHLTQESVDCIINSVQKLSLRFSKSLKFGNFLLCLVTKCSSSLKSHKQSLTKAVECTNTLVTKSILSKLSSL; from the exons ATGGAGCCATGGACTCCGCTGTTCGACATATTCCTCAACTCTCCGACGCCTGAATCCGACGCGTCTCGGTGGCTGCAAGAGTCTTTCTGTTCGTCCTCAACCTCGGCCACGCCCTTCACCACCgcctctttcctctctcttctctcgaaACCTTTCGACGCCATTGCCCAAGGCTACTCTTTTCTTTCGTCTCCGCCACCTGCTCAGACGAAAAG GGTTATGTTTATACAGACTTTGCCCGCTATGGTGCAATCGCGGATTTTGTCGTTCCTCGCTTTCGAGCACCGGAGATTCTGCGCCAGGGACTTGTCGAGTCTTGCCCGTGGCATTTTGGGTGGTGGTGGCGATGAGGTAGATTTTTGGGTGTCGAGGGCTGCCCGACACCTTCTCGATGTAATGCCTGAGTCGGATTACGAGTGGATCTCTCGATTGGGTTTGGATTCGGGGGAAGAAAGAACCAGCGATGAGTTTGAGTCCGTACCGGTTTGGTTGAAAAATGAGGTGGCTGCCACTCGTGTGCTTCTGCCTTGGCTTCCTGTGTCGCTGGATGAATTCAACTCGGCAGAGTCTTTTCCGGACGGCGAGAAGAATGAGGAGTTGTTGAGCGAGGCTCAAGAACTTGAAGCGGAACCTATGGATGAAGATGTGGAGGACATTGAGATTTGTGATTCCCTGGGAGTTCCCCTAGAACCTGAAATTCAGTATAAGGCAAAGAGTTTGAGGGCTCAGATTGCATATTTCGAATCTACTAGCAGAACTGTTGCCTTGGCGAATGCAATCCGCGAAATCTGCTTGGGAAAAGGGTTAAATTCTGTTGGAGTTCTGGAACTGATTGAACCTTGGAAAGCAGATGATGAGGCTGCTTCAGTTCTGATTTCCCACCTTACAGATGGAACTCAAGAAGAGTTTACTTGGCCAAGCCTTGTCCTCTGCTCTATTATCCTTCCCAGACTATTGGTTCTTGAAGTTCCAGTAACTCGTGTGCTATTAACTGCAACAATAGAATACTGCAAGCTTCATCAGAAATCTACAGAATATGCACTGTTATTGCCACTTATAATGCGAAAGGAGGGCATAAATAACCCTGTCTGTGAGGCTATTTCTAGGATCATCAAGGAATGCTTACATCCAGCTCATGTCACGGCCTTCTGCCACAAGCTGTTGTGTGATgggaaaaataacaagaaactcATATGCTTACCCTCTCATCAATGCCTAACATCGCCTGAACTGGTATGGACAGAATCCTTGTTTAATCTGTTTCAGAACTTATTGAATCATAATATTCATCTGACCCAGGAGTCAGTTGATTGTATTATTAACTCGGTACAGAAGTTGTCTTTAAGGTTCTCCAAATCTTTgaagtttggaaattttttactATGTTTAGTCACcaaatgctcttcatcattGAAGTCCCATAAGCAGTCGCTGACTAAAGCAGTTGAATGTACCAATACTCTGGTGACAAAGTCCATCTTGTCAAAGTTATCAAGCTTATAG